One genomic segment of Myxocyprinus asiaticus isolate MX2 ecotype Aquarium Trade chromosome 14, UBuf_Myxa_2, whole genome shotgun sequence includes these proteins:
- the rpl3 gene encoding 60S ribosomal protein L3 produces MSHRKFSAPRHGSLGFLPRKRSRRHRGKVKSFPKDDPSKPVHLTAFLGYKAGMTHIVREVDRPGSKVNKKEVVEAVTVVETPPMVVVGVVGYVMTPRGLRSFKTIFAEHISDECKRRFYKNWYKSKKKAFTKYCKRWQDEEGKKQLEKDFNSMKKYCQVIRIIAHTQMRLLPHRQKKSHMMEIQLNGGSIADKVDWAREKLEQSVPINSVFAQDEMIDVIGVTKGHGYKGVTSRWHTKKLPRKTHRGLRKVACIGAWHPARVAFSVARAGQKGYHHRTEINKKIYKIGVGYHTKDGKVVKNNASTDYDLSNKSINPLGGFVHYGEVTNDFLMVKGCVVGTKKRVLTLRKSLLVQTSRRAQEKIDLKFIDTTSKFGHGRFQTIEEKKSFMGPLKKDRLAKEGIA; encoded by the exons ATG TCTCACCGTAAATTTTCGGCCCCACGCCACGGTTCTCTGGGCTTCCTGCCACGCAAGCGGAGCCGTCGCCATCGTGGCAAGGTGAAGAGTTTCCCCAAAGATGACCCTAGCAAGCCTGTTCACTTGACTGCCTTCCTCGGCTACAAGGCTGGCATGACCCACATTGTCCGTGAGGTCGACAGACCTGGCTCAA AGGTCAACAAAAAGGAGGTGGTCGAGGCTGTAACAGTTGTGGAGACTCCTCCCATGGTTGTAGTTGGTGTTGTTGGATACGTCATGACTCCTCGTGGCCTGCGCTCTTTCAAGACCATCTTTGCTGAGCATATCAGTGATGAGTGCAAACGCCGCTTCTACAAGAACTG GTACAAGTCCAAAAAGAAGGCCTTTACCAAGTACTGCAAGAGGTGGCAAGATGAAGAGGGCAAGAAGCAGCTGGAGAAAGACTTTAACTCCATGAAGAAGTACTGCCAGGTTATTCGCATCATTGCCCACACACAG ATGCGCTTGCTGCCACACAGGCAGAAGAAGTCTCACATGATGGAGATTCAGCTGAACGGAGGCTCAATTGCTGATAAGGTTGACTGGGCCAGAGAGAAGCTTGAGCAGTCTGTTCCCATCAACAGTGTCTTTGCTCAAGATGAGATGATTGATGTTATTGGAGTCACCAAGGGTCACGGATACAAGG GTGTGACGAGCCGTTGGCACACAAAGAAGCTGCCCCGCAAGACACATCGTGGTCTGCGTAAGGTGGCCTGTATTGGAGCCTGGCATCCTGCCCGTGTAGCTTTCTCTGTGGCTCGTGCTGGTCAGAAGGGTTACCATCACCGCACTGAGATCAACAAGAAG ATCTACAAGATTGGTGTTGGCTATCACACCAAAGATGGCAAAGTAGTTAAAAACAACGCCTCTACTGATTATGATTTGTCCAACAAGAGCATCAACCCCCTG GGTGGCTTTGTGCACTATGGTGAGGTGACCAATGACTTCCTCATGGTGAAAGGTTGCGTGGTTGGAACCAAGAAGAGGGTTTTGACTCTGCGCAAATCTCTCCTGGTTCAGACCAGCCGCCGTGCCCAGGAGAAGATCGACCTCAAATTCATTGACACCACTTCCAAATTTGGTCATGGACGTTTCCAGACCATCGAGGAGAAAAAATCCTTCATG GGACCCCTCAAGAAAGACCGTCTCGCCAAGGAGGGTATTGCATAA
- the slc25a39 gene encoding probable mitochondrial glutathione transporter SLC25A39 isoform X4: MGDGPAVRPSAAISPMQQMLASGTGAVLTSLFVTPLDVVKIRLQAQQTPLHQGKHFLYCNGLMDHIYVCQNVSTCASWYKTPTHFSGTVDAFVKITRHEGLRSLWSGLPPTLVMAVPATVIYFTCYDQLRDFLHYAMGYQGDHIPLIAGGLARLGAVSVISPLELVRTKMQSRRLPYSELIVCIRSAVAQDGWLSLWRGWGPTVLRDVPFSALYWFNYELVKAQLCERCSAPQTSFTISFTAGAISGAVAAVLTLPFDVVKTRKQIQLGEMEAHGVSVKKPSSTWNIMRNIWTDMGYRGLFAGFLPRVIKVAPACAVMISTYEFGKTFFQERNQCQAR; the protein is encoded by the exons ATGGGGGATGGGCCTGCCGTCAGACCTTCGGCTGCCATCTCGCCCATGCAGCAGATGCTGGCATCTGGCACTGGTGCTGTACTAACATCCCTTTTTG TCACACCATTGGATGTGGTGAAGATCAGACTTCAAGCCCAGCAAACTCCCCTCCATCAAG GGAAACATTTTCTCTATTGTAATGGCTTGATGGACCACATCTATGTGTGCCAGAATGTGTCAACCTGCGCCAGTTGGTACAAAACCCCAACCCACTTCAGCGGCACTGTG GATGCATTTGTGAAGATCACACGTCATGAGGGGCTCAGGTCACTGTGGAGTGGACTTCCTCCCACACT GGTGATGGCAGTTCCAGCCACAGTCATCTACTTCACGTGTTATGACCAGCTGAGAGACTTCCTGCATTATGCCATGGGCTATCAGGGGGACCATATCCCTCTTATAGCAGGAGGACTAGCCAGAT TGGGAGCGGTGTCTGTGATCAGCCCTCTGGAATTAGTACGCACAAAGATGCAGTCCCGCAGGCTCCCCTACAGCGAGTTGATTGTGTGTATCCGCTCGGCTGTGGCTCAGGATGGCTGGCTGTCTCTCTGGAGAGGTTGGGGACCCACTGTTCTGCGGGATGTGCCCTTCTCCG CCCTGTATTGGTTTAACTATGAACTTGTGAAGGCACAGCTATGTGAGCGCTGCAGCGCACCACAGACCTCTTTTACCATCAGTTTTACAGCAGGGGCCATCTCGGGAGCA GTAGCTGCAGTTCTGACCTTGCCGTTTGATGTGGTGAAAACACGCAAGCAAATCCAGTTAGGAGAGATGGAGGCTCACGGAG TTTCTGTGAAGAAACCATCCTCCACATGGAACATAATGAGGAATATTTGGACTGACATGGGCTACAGGGGATTGTTCGCAG GTTTCCTCCCAAGAGTGATCAAAGTTGCTCCTGCCTGTGCAGTAATGATCAGCACTTATGAGTTTGGTAAGACATTCTTTCAGGAGCGGAATCAGTGTCAGGCGCGGTGA
- the slc25a39 gene encoding probable mitochondrial glutathione transporter SLC25A39 isoform X3 gives MGDGPAVRPSAAISPMQQMLASGTGAVLTSLFVTPLDVVKIRLQAQQTPLHQGKHFLYCNGLMDHIYVCQNVSTCASWYKTPTHFSGTVDAFVKITRHEGLRSLWSGLPPTLVMAVPATVIYFTCYDQLRDFLHYAMGYQGDHIPLIAGGLARLGAVSVISPLELVRTKMQSRRLPYSELIVCIRSAVAQDGWLSLWRGWGPTVLRDVPFSALYWFNYELVKAQLCERCSAPQTSFTISFTAGAISGAVAAVLTLPFDVVKTRKQIQLGEMEAHGAVSVKKPSSTWNIMRNIWTDMGYRGLFAGFLPRVIKVAPACAVMISTYEFGKTFFQERNQCQAR, from the exons ATGGGGGATGGGCCTGCCGTCAGACCTTCGGCTGCCATCTCGCCCATGCAGCAGATGCTGGCATCTGGCACTGGTGCTGTACTAACATCCCTTTTTG TCACACCATTGGATGTGGTGAAGATCAGACTTCAAGCCCAGCAAACTCCCCTCCATCAAG GGAAACATTTTCTCTATTGTAATGGCTTGATGGACCACATCTATGTGTGCCAGAATGTGTCAACCTGCGCCAGTTGGTACAAAACCCCAACCCACTTCAGCGGCACTGTG GATGCATTTGTGAAGATCACACGTCATGAGGGGCTCAGGTCACTGTGGAGTGGACTTCCTCCCACACT GGTGATGGCAGTTCCAGCCACAGTCATCTACTTCACGTGTTATGACCAGCTGAGAGACTTCCTGCATTATGCCATGGGCTATCAGGGGGACCATATCCCTCTTATAGCAGGAGGACTAGCCAGAT TGGGAGCGGTGTCTGTGATCAGCCCTCTGGAATTAGTACGCACAAAGATGCAGTCCCGCAGGCTCCCCTACAGCGAGTTGATTGTGTGTATCCGCTCGGCTGTGGCTCAGGATGGCTGGCTGTCTCTCTGGAGAGGTTGGGGACCCACTGTTCTGCGGGATGTGCCCTTCTCCG CCCTGTATTGGTTTAACTATGAACTTGTGAAGGCACAGCTATGTGAGCGCTGCAGCGCACCACAGACCTCTTTTACCATCAGTTTTACAGCAGGGGCCATCTCGGGAGCA GTAGCTGCAGTTCTGACCTTGCCGTTTGATGTGGTGAAAACACGCAAGCAAATCCAGTTAGGAGAGATGGAGGCTCACGGAG CAGTTTCTGTGAAGAAACCATCCTCCACATGGAACATAATGAGGAATATTTGGACTGACATGGGCTACAGGGGATTGTTCGCAG GTTTCCTCCCAAGAGTGATCAAAGTTGCTCCTGCCTGTGCAGTAATGATCAGCACTTATGAGTTTGGTAAGACATTCTTTCAGGAGCGGAATCAGTGTCAGGCGCGGTGA
- the slc25a39 gene encoding probable mitochondrial glutathione transporter SLC25A39 isoform X2: MGDGPAVRPSAAISPMQQMLASGTGAVLTSLFVTPLDVVKIRLQAQQTPLHQAIAAHSRPWTGVIRPSKWKHFLYCNGLMDHIYVCQNVSTCASWYKTPTHFSGTVDAFVKITRHEGLRSLWSGLPPTLVMAVPATVIYFTCYDQLRDFLHYAMGYQGDHIPLIAGGLARLGAVSVISPLELVRTKMQSRRLPYSELIVCIRSAVAQDGWLSLWRGWGPTVLRDVPFSALYWFNYELVKAQLCERCSAPQTSFTISFTAGAISGAVAAVLTLPFDVVKTRKQIQLGEMEAHGVSVKKPSSTWNIMRNIWTDMGYRGLFAGFLPRVIKVAPACAVMISTYEFGKTFFQERNQCQAR; the protein is encoded by the exons ATGGGGGATGGGCCTGCCGTCAGACCTTCGGCTGCCATCTCGCCCATGCAGCAGATGCTGGCATCTGGCACTGGTGCTGTACTAACATCCCTTTTTG TCACACCATTGGATGTGGTGAAGATCAGACTTCAAGCCCAGCAAACTCCCCTCCATCAAG CCATAGCAGCACATTCAAGGCCCTGGACTGGGGTCATCCGGCCATCAAAAT GGAAACATTTTCTCTATTGTAATGGCTTGATGGACCACATCTATGTGTGCCAGAATGTGTCAACCTGCGCCAGTTGGTACAAAACCCCAACCCACTTCAGCGGCACTGTG GATGCATTTGTGAAGATCACACGTCATGAGGGGCTCAGGTCACTGTGGAGTGGACTTCCTCCCACACT GGTGATGGCAGTTCCAGCCACAGTCATCTACTTCACGTGTTATGACCAGCTGAGAGACTTCCTGCATTATGCCATGGGCTATCAGGGGGACCATATCCCTCTTATAGCAGGAGGACTAGCCAGAT TGGGAGCGGTGTCTGTGATCAGCCCTCTGGAATTAGTACGCACAAAGATGCAGTCCCGCAGGCTCCCCTACAGCGAGTTGATTGTGTGTATCCGCTCGGCTGTGGCTCAGGATGGCTGGCTGTCTCTCTGGAGAGGTTGGGGACCCACTGTTCTGCGGGATGTGCCCTTCTCCG CCCTGTATTGGTTTAACTATGAACTTGTGAAGGCACAGCTATGTGAGCGCTGCAGCGCACCACAGACCTCTTTTACCATCAGTTTTACAGCAGGGGCCATCTCGGGAGCA GTAGCTGCAGTTCTGACCTTGCCGTTTGATGTGGTGAAAACACGCAAGCAAATCCAGTTAGGAGAGATGGAGGCTCACGGAG TTTCTGTGAAGAAACCATCCTCCACATGGAACATAATGAGGAATATTTGGACTGACATGGGCTACAGGGGATTGTTCGCAG GTTTCCTCCCAAGAGTGATCAAAGTTGCTCCTGCCTGTGCAGTAATGATCAGCACTTATGAGTTTGGTAAGACATTCTTTCAGGAGCGGAATCAGTGTCAGGCGCGGTGA
- the slc25a39 gene encoding probable mitochondrial glutathione transporter SLC25A39 isoform X1, producing MGDGPAVRPSAAISPMQQMLASGTGAVLTSLFVTPLDVVKIRLQAQQTPLHQAIAAHSRPWTGVIRPSKWKHFLYCNGLMDHIYVCQNVSTCASWYKTPTHFSGTVDAFVKITRHEGLRSLWSGLPPTLVMAVPATVIYFTCYDQLRDFLHYAMGYQGDHIPLIAGGLARLGAVSVISPLELVRTKMQSRRLPYSELIVCIRSAVAQDGWLSLWRGWGPTVLRDVPFSALYWFNYELVKAQLCERCSAPQTSFTISFTAGAISGAVAAVLTLPFDVVKTRKQIQLGEMEAHGAVSVKKPSSTWNIMRNIWTDMGYRGLFAGFLPRVIKVAPACAVMISTYEFGKTFFQERNQCQAR from the exons ATGGGGGATGGGCCTGCCGTCAGACCTTCGGCTGCCATCTCGCCCATGCAGCAGATGCTGGCATCTGGCACTGGTGCTGTACTAACATCCCTTTTTG TCACACCATTGGATGTGGTGAAGATCAGACTTCAAGCCCAGCAAACTCCCCTCCATCAAG CCATAGCAGCACATTCAAGGCCCTGGACTGGGGTCATCCGGCCATCAAAAT GGAAACATTTTCTCTATTGTAATGGCTTGATGGACCACATCTATGTGTGCCAGAATGTGTCAACCTGCGCCAGTTGGTACAAAACCCCAACCCACTTCAGCGGCACTGTG GATGCATTTGTGAAGATCACACGTCATGAGGGGCTCAGGTCACTGTGGAGTGGACTTCCTCCCACACT GGTGATGGCAGTTCCAGCCACAGTCATCTACTTCACGTGTTATGACCAGCTGAGAGACTTCCTGCATTATGCCATGGGCTATCAGGGGGACCATATCCCTCTTATAGCAGGAGGACTAGCCAGAT TGGGAGCGGTGTCTGTGATCAGCCCTCTGGAATTAGTACGCACAAAGATGCAGTCCCGCAGGCTCCCCTACAGCGAGTTGATTGTGTGTATCCGCTCGGCTGTGGCTCAGGATGGCTGGCTGTCTCTCTGGAGAGGTTGGGGACCCACTGTTCTGCGGGATGTGCCCTTCTCCG CCCTGTATTGGTTTAACTATGAACTTGTGAAGGCACAGCTATGTGAGCGCTGCAGCGCACCACAGACCTCTTTTACCATCAGTTTTACAGCAGGGGCCATCTCGGGAGCA GTAGCTGCAGTTCTGACCTTGCCGTTTGATGTGGTGAAAACACGCAAGCAAATCCAGTTAGGAGAGATGGAGGCTCACGGAG CAGTTTCTGTGAAGAAACCATCCTCCACATGGAACATAATGAGGAATATTTGGACTGACATGGGCTACAGGGGATTGTTCGCAG GTTTCCTCCCAAGAGTGATCAAAGTTGCTCCTGCCTGTGCAGTAATGATCAGCACTTATGAGTTTGGTAAGACATTCTTTCAGGAGCGGAATCAGTGTCAGGCGCGGTGA